Proteins encoded by one window of Colletes latitarsis isolate SP2378_abdomen chromosome 5, iyColLati1, whole genome shotgun sequence:
- the Nrk1 gene encoding nicotinamide riboside kinase, with protein MSSKKWIIIGISGATCSGKTYLTNQLHKELKNSVIIQQDNYFLPIDDPRHTKVPKLKCLNWEILTSIDMDKMRSDILKLIESSPSKETVAKTNDKNVLIIEGFLLFKCEVISNLCDQKYFLTVTKKQCWMRRKDRSYNPPDVPGYFENVVWPEYLKHVNELIQDKDLYKTITFLDGSKSKEELFRMIFAKIKKLLP; from the coding sequence ATGTCTTCAAAAAAATGGATTATAATTGGTATTTCTGGTGCAACGTGTAGTGGAAAAACTTATTTAACTAATCAACTTCACAAGGAATTGAAAAATTCAGTCATAATACAACAAGATAACTATTTCTTGCCAATAGATGATCCGCGGCATACAAAAGTACCGAAACTCAAATGTTTGAATTGGGAAATATTAACCAGCATAGATATGGATAAAATGCGATcggatattttaaaattaattgaatCGTCACCAAGCAAAGAAACTGTAGCAAAAACAAATGATAAGAATGTTTTGATAATAGAAGGTTTTTTACTTTTCAAATGTGAGGTTATTTCTAATTTATGCgatcaaaaatatttcttaaccGTAACTAAAAAACAATGTTGGATGCGAAGGAAAGATAGAAGTTACAATCCACCAGATGTTCCTGGTTACTTCGAGAATGttgtatggccggaatatttgaAACATGTAAACGAATTAATACAAGACAAAGATTTATACAAAACAATAACATTCCTCGATGGATCAAAAAGTAAAGAAGAACTGTTTCGCATGATTTtcgcgaaaataaaaaaattgttaccttaa
- the LOC143341652 gene encoding uncharacterized protein LOC143341652 gives MFNSDCEKGKVILIVTLVLFFYYTIWVIGLPFIDDNRVQSLFGSHNLALIIPAVLGLCFVGGLVLFTIYHIWPYFSYDKFSKLHES, from the coding sequence atgtttaatagtGATTGTGAAAAAGGTAAAGTAATACTGATTGTGACattagttttatttttctattacaCTATATGGGTGATTGGTCTACCATTTATCGATGATAACAGAGTACAATCACTTTTTGGTTCTCATAATCTTGCTTTAATAATACCTGCAGTTTTAGGTTTATGTTTCGTTGGTGGATTAGTATTGTTCACTATTTATCATATCTGGCCATACTTTTCGTATGACAAATTCAGTAAACTTCACGAATCGTAA
- the LOC143341650 gene encoding uncharacterized protein LOC143341650: MSNSLVNKGLELLGYEKSIKQEKKKRKHIKYKGTLDLIPPKHRIVSKKDKTDLGTILGRSSKVTVYETQKRLVAQKDPIDENVQKLLKFSTNHINLDTTNKLLNRAIKKKCIPRKEKPKEPETTAFTEEDFKKFEQEYMDQ, translated from the exons ATGTCAAACTCACTTGTGAACAAAGGGCTTGAATTACTAGGTTACGAAAAGAGTATAAAACAAG aaaaaaagaaaagaaaacacaTAAAATATAAGGGTACATTAGACTTGATTCCTCCAAAACATAGAATAGTATCAAAAAAAGACAAAACAG ATCTTGGCACAATCCTTGGACGGTCAAGTAAAGTGACTGTTTATGAAACTCAAAAACGATTAGTAGCACAAAAGGATCCTATAGATGAAAATGTACAAAAGCTTTTAAAGTTTAGTACCAATCATATTAACTTAGATACAACAAATAAG CTATTGAATCGAGCTATAAAGAAAAAATGTATTCCAAGGAAAGAAAAGCCTAAGGAACCTGAAACTACTGCATTCACTGAAGAAGATTTCAAGAAATTTGAACAAGAATACATGGATCAATAA
- the Vps39 gene encoding vacuolar protein sorting 39: MHDAYEETSILNISVQIESMAAYDDNLLIGTREGHLLMYNVPSVSDESHRLELLRHSKNVNKKRISQIDVVPEYNLLIILTDNIVCVHDLNSPNFQQVYQLQKTRGATLFTLDIQSSKNLIDNENTVVHLCVAVKRKLQLYLCKGKKFEEFKNFELSVPDIPRELSWCGESLILGFRGLSYTILDLDGKAKELFPTGKSPEPSVTKLSDNSFVLGKDSQSFVMDTQGELIQHNPVKWSDTPSAIAWDNPYLLGIVHDRLEVYTIEGCIHIQTIKDLNKARLIYRCKQGKIFVASISHIWCVRAVDVTLQIRTLLEQNQFQLALKLTNLLDITEEEKVKQTYKIQTLYAHHLFSNKRFQEAMDLFLKLETDPYEVIRLFPDLVTLSSNNPELNDPTPSLPKLQDHDLEKGLRALISFLTEVRYKLMCDIAGEKNIAIEQLLKIIDTTLLKCYLQTTDALVAPLLRLNHCHLAEAEKTLLMYQKYPELIILYQTKGQHRKALELLEKHAKENDPSLKGTERTIQYLQHLGKDYIDLILKFAGWVLNEDPEQGLRIFMDDIQEVEQLPRPKVLDYLLRCYKDLVITYLEHVVHIWNDSNSLCHNVLIHQYKEKYLASMSDSATLAEKQAGQHIRQKLLQFLEKSMYYTPETILIHFPFDQLFEERAIILGRLGRHQQVISIYASILNDIQKAVDYCQNVYDRYQKTADKQKQSDDADKVYGMLIQQLLNPHNEVLKTVCNPEIQRIVQPDLEMALEILEKHASRIDPLKVLDILPDTIPIGRIKHFLEVSLQETLIAKRRVQVLKNLLCAELLQVQEQRMYYESQNVLMTEFNICPVCKKRFGNQSAFARYPNGDIVHYSCQDRRG, translated from the exons ATGCACGACGCTTATGAAGAAAcatcaatattaaatatttctgtTCAAATAGAGTCTATGGCTGCATATG atgataatttGCTAATCGGTACAAGAGAGGGTCATCTTCTAATGTATAATGTTCCATCTGTGTCAGATGAGAGCCACAGATTAGAATTACTACGTCATAGTAAAAATGTTAACAAAAAACGTATCTCGCAAATAGATGTTGTACCAGAGTATAATTTATTGATAATATTAACAG ATAATATAGTATGTGTACATGATTTAAATTCTCCAAATTTTCAACAAGTTTACCAACTACAAAAGACCAGAGGTGCTACATTATTTACCTTAGATATACAGTCATCAAAGAATTTAATAGATAATGAAAATACAGTTGTACACTTGTGTGTTGCTGTAAAACGCAAGTTACAGTTATATTTGTGCAAAggaaaaaaatttgaggaattcaaaaattttgaatTGAGTGTACCAGATATACCACGTGAATTATCCTG GTGTGGTGAATCACTGATTTTGGGTTTTCGTGGTTTGTCATACACAATTTTGGATCTAGATGGAAAGGCTAAAGAATTATTTCCCACTGGAAAGTCTCCTGAACCAAGTGTTACAAAATTGTCTGATAATTCCTTTGTATTAGGCAAAGATTCTCAATCATTTGTTATGGATACACAAGGTGAATTGATTCAACATAATCCAGTAAAGTGGTCTGATACACCAAGTGCAATAG CTTGGGACAATCCTTATCTGCTTGGAATTGTACATGACAGATTAGAAGTGTACACTATTGAGGGTTGCATACACATTCAAACGATAAAAGACTTGAACAAAGCTAGGCTTATATATAGATGTAAACAAGGAAAGATATTTGTGGCATCAATTAGTCATATATGGTGTGTGAGGGCAGTCGATGTAACACTCCAAATTAGAACATTACTAGAACAAAATCAATTTCAGTTAGCACTGAAATTAACT aaTTTATTGGATATAACGGAAGAAGAAAAAGTTAAACAAACGTATAAAATACAAACGTTATACGCGCATCATCTTTTTAGTAACAAAAGATTTCAAGAGGcaatggatttgtttctaaagttAGAAACAGATCCGTATGAAGTTATCAGATTGTTTCCCGATTTAGTTACTCTATCGAGTAATAATCCAGAACTCAACGATCCAACACCCAGTTTGCCGAAATTACAAGACCACGATTTAGAGAAAGGTTTACGCGCGTTAATATCGTTTCTTACCGAAGTTAGATATAAGTTAATGTGTGATATAGCGGGAGAAAAAAATATAGCTATCGAACagcttttaaaaattatagacACGActttgttaaaatgttatttacaG ACAACCGATGCATTAGTCGCACCATTACTTAGGTTAAATCATTGTCACTTGGCAGAAGCTGAGAAAACGTTACTCATGTATCAAAAGTATCCAGAGCTTATTATACTGTACCAAACTAAAGGACAACATAGAAAAGCATTGGAACTTCTTGAAAAACATGCAAAAGAAAACGATCCTAGTCTCAAGGGTACCGAAAGAACAATACAATACTTGCAACACCTTGGTAAAGATTATATTGATTTAATTTTAAAGTTTGCTGGATGGGTTCTGAACGAAGATCCGGAACAAGGACTTCGAATTTTTATGGATGATATACAG GAAGTTGAACAATTACCAAGGCCAAAGGTATTGGACTATCTTCTCCGTTGTTACAAAGATTTAGTTATAACGTACTTAGAGCACGTAGTACACATTTGGAACGACTCTAATTCATTGTGCCATAACGTTTTGATACATCAgtataaagaaaaatatttagcaTCTATGAGCGATAGTGCTACACTAGCTGAAAAACAAGCAGGTCAACATATTAGACAGAAATTGCTACAGTTTCTAGAGAAATCTATGTATTACACACCAGAGACAATATTAATACATTTTCCGTTTGATCAATTATTCGAGGAACGTGCAATTATTCTCGGGCGACTCGGACGTCACCAACAAGTTATATCGATATATGCCAGTATTCTTAACGATATACAAAAGGCGGTCGATTATTGTCAAAATGTGTACGACAGATATCAAA AAACTGCAGATAAACAAAAACAATCTGACGATGCAGACAAGGTTTATGGAATGCTTATTCAACAGTTATTAAACCCTCATAACGAAGTTTTGAAAACAG TATGTAATCCAGAAATCCAACGAATAGTGCAACCTGATCTGGAAATGGCGCTTGAAATCCTTGAAAAACATGCATCGAGGATAGATCCATTGAAAGTTTTGGACATTCTACCAGATACAATTCCAATAGGTAGAATAAAGCACTTTTTAGAAGTTAGTTTGCAGGAGACATTAATTGCTAAAAGGCGGGTGCAAGTtttgaaaaatttactttgCGCCGAACTCTTGCAAGTACAAGAGCAGCGTATGTATTACGAATCGCAGAACGTTCTCATGACAGAGTTTAACATATGCCCGGTGTGCAAAAAAAGATTTGGCAATCAAAG CGCGTTTGCTAGATATCCAAACGGTGACATTGTACATTATTCGTGTCAAGATCGTAGAGGATAA